The following proteins are co-located in the Citrobacter freundii ATCC 8090 = MTCC 1658 = NBRC 12681 genome:
- a CDS encoding MalY/PatB family protein — protein MDFNKIIDRHDTASLKWDFMARYFGEDTHQLLPMWVSDFDFTCPPAVQEALTHRVGHGIFGYSERPQSYFDSLISWLSTRHQLEIKQEWICSIEGVVPGLSLLVQMLSQPGEGVVVQGPYYGSFAKIISLNGRQLLENPLYEDPATGYQMDFAHLEMLFRTERPPLMILCNPHNPTGRCWSVQELEQLLTLCETYDVTLLSDEIWADLLLPGEQFTSVLHLGERWHSRVISATSASKTFGLSTLRIANFLIPAPALREHFLRRLDAHGLDVFNALSVEASTAAWQHGAPWLDELLGYLAENRRWFIQQIDEHLPWARVVPSQATYLLWIDCKALGLDDEQLKWVMLDVAGIAPSMGNSFGPAGKGFIRLNMGCPRAYLEKAVEGLKRIAFTSC, from the coding sequence ATGGATTTTAATAAGATTATCGATCGCCACGATACAGCCTCGCTGAAATGGGACTTTATGGCGCGATATTTCGGCGAGGATACACATCAACTGTTGCCAATGTGGGTGTCTGATTTTGACTTCACTTGCCCGCCCGCTGTTCAGGAGGCTTTAACTCACCGCGTCGGGCACGGTATTTTTGGTTACAGCGAACGGCCACAAAGCTACTTTGATTCATTAATCTCATGGCTCTCAACCCGGCATCAGCTGGAAATCAAGCAAGAGTGGATCTGCAGTATTGAAGGTGTTGTTCCGGGATTATCGCTACTCGTACAAATGCTGAGTCAACCCGGTGAAGGTGTGGTCGTTCAGGGGCCTTATTATGGCTCATTCGCTAAAATTATCTCTTTGAACGGCAGACAGTTGCTGGAAAATCCGTTGTATGAGGACCCGGCTACCGGTTATCAAATGGATTTTGCTCACCTGGAAATGTTATTCCGGACTGAACGTCCACCGTTGATGATTTTATGTAATCCGCATAATCCAACCGGCCGTTGTTGGTCTGTACAGGAGCTGGAACAGCTACTTACGCTGTGCGAAACCTATGATGTGACGTTGCTGTCTGATGAAATATGGGCAGATTTATTGCTTCCTGGAGAACAATTTACTTCAGTTCTGCATCTGGGAGAACGCTGGCATTCGCGTGTAATTTCAGCCACTTCAGCCAGTAAAACGTTTGGTTTGTCGACATTGCGTATTGCTAATTTTCTGATACCGGCACCGGCATTGCGTGAACACTTTTTACGCCGTCTGGATGCACATGGGCTGGATGTATTCAATGCGCTATCCGTCGAAGCGAGTACGGCAGCATGGCAACATGGTGCACCATGGTTAGACGAGTTACTTGGCTATCTGGCTGAAAATCGACGCTGGTTTATTCAACAAATTGATGAACATCTCCCGTGGGCTCGGGTTGTTCCTTCCCAGGCAACTTATCTACTGTGGATAGATTGCAAAGCGCTTGGACTGGATGATGAGCAGCTCAAATGGGTAATGCTTGATGTTGCCGGTATTGCGCCTTCAATGGGAAATAGCTTTGGTCCTGCTGGAAAAGGTTTTATCCGCCTGAACATGGGATGTCCACGCGCCTACCTCGAAAAAGCGGTAGAGGGGTTGAAGCGTATTGCATTTACATCTTGCTAA
- the nhaC gene encoding Na+/H+ antiporter NhaC, producing the protein MNASQNQKKALSFGLAVIPILAMLLLLIIGYGIMGLRIEPLLLCSAAVAAGMAWWQGYCWEDIINSVVDKLAKAMPVIMILICVGGLIGTWMFSGTIPYMVYWGLKLISPEYILIAAFFLTSVVSVCTGTSWGSAGTVGVALMGVAAGLDVSLAAAAGAVVSGAYFGDKISPLSDSTNFAAIVADTTLFEHIQHLLWTTIPSFLLAAVVYLIAGHSNMLGEVATPQRVTDIVNALESLYHFNIILILPPVIVLWGAIRKKPVIPLMLSACVLALILGVVMQGLSIKQGLDAFIDGFNITMFPQGSEGIIADVPRLLNRGGMFSMMSTILLVFCAFSFAGALTLTGALNIIINRLLTVIHSVGQLIAATIGTTLLVTGATSDGKLALLVPAELFKDAYRRMGLDTKNLSRTIEDAGTVIEPLLPWTAAGVYMATTLGVSTLDLLPWAIQCYAAIFFALIYGFTGIGIAKAPSVTETEKNITATE; encoded by the coding sequence ATGAATGCCTCTCAAAATCAGAAAAAAGCACTCTCATTTGGACTGGCAGTGATCCCTATTTTAGCCATGCTACTGCTGTTAATTATTGGCTACGGCATCATGGGGCTACGTATTGAACCTTTATTGCTTTGTTCTGCTGCAGTCGCCGCGGGCATGGCCTGGTGGCAAGGGTATTGCTGGGAAGACATCATTAATTCGGTGGTGGATAAACTCGCCAAAGCAATGCCGGTTATCATGATTCTTATCTGTGTTGGCGGCCTGATTGGTACATGGATGTTCAGCGGCACCATCCCTTACATGGTGTACTGGGGACTTAAACTCATCAGCCCCGAATACATTCTCATCGCCGCGTTCTTTTTGACCAGCGTCGTATCGGTGTGTACCGGAACCTCCTGGGGTTCCGCCGGAACGGTTGGCGTAGCGCTGATGGGGGTTGCCGCCGGGCTGGATGTCTCATTGGCAGCAGCGGCAGGTGCCGTTGTTTCTGGCGCTTACTTCGGTGACAAGATATCGCCGCTGTCAGACTCCACCAACTTTGCGGCCATTGTCGCAGATACCACCCTTTTCGAGCATATCCAGCACTTATTGTGGACCACTATTCCCAGCTTTCTGCTTGCCGCCGTGGTTTATCTTATTGCGGGCCACAGCAATATGCTCGGCGAGGTCGCCACACCGCAACGGGTTACAGATATTGTCAACGCTCTGGAGTCGCTATACCACTTCAATATCATTCTGATTTTGCCGCCGGTTATTGTGTTGTGGGGCGCGATTCGTAAAAAGCCGGTCATTCCTTTAATGCTGAGCGCATGCGTATTAGCCCTGATTCTGGGCGTTGTCATGCAAGGACTCAGCATCAAGCAGGGGCTGGATGCCTTTATAGATGGGTTCAACATTACTATGTTCCCGCAAGGGAGTGAGGGCATTATTGCTGATGTTCCGCGCCTGCTGAACCGTGGCGGAATGTTCTCAATGATGAGCACTATTCTTCTGGTATTTTGCGCATTTTCTTTTGCCGGTGCCTTAACGTTAACGGGCGCACTCAACATTATCATTAACCGCTTACTGACGGTCATTCACAGCGTCGGTCAGTTAATTGCGGCAACCATTGGTACCACCCTTCTTGTTACCGGAGCGACAAGCGACGGCAAGCTGGCTCTTCTGGTTCCAGCTGAATTATTTAAAGACGCATACCGCCGCATGGGACTGGATACCAAAAATCTGTCCCGCACAATTGAAGACGCTGGCACCGTCATTGAGCCGTTGTTGCCATGGACCGCCGCCGGAGTTTATATGGCCACAACATTAGGAGTGAGCACACTGGATTTATTGCCATGGGCGATTCAGTGCTATGCCGCAATCTTCTTCGCCTTGATTTACGGCTTCACGGGAATCGGTATTGCGAAGGCGCCATCAGTGACAGAAACAGAAAAAAATATTACGGCAACAGAATAG
- a CDS encoding LacI family DNA-binding transcriptional regulator translates to MATIKDVAELAGVSTATVSRVINQTAWVEPVTRERVEKAMRELNYHRNAAAIALAKRSGDMLGLLTGNLADPFFARLARGVEEVSRQQQFRLMVCSGGHDEGMEKSGLDFLINQGCEAIVVHASRLSEKELLRYAAHFPAMVVVNRYIAGMANRCVWLENSQAAKTATLHLLEQGHRCIACVTSDLPIIDRRERLEGYRQALAEYGITPDKNWVISVPFNEEGGERAAHQLLNCGIPFTAAVTFNDVMAAGIMRILHQQGITLPQQLSIVGFDDVVMARYLYPALTTMHYPVERMARCASQLAIQLFKGATQRPSVNSFTAELVIRDSVLPPSL, encoded by the coding sequence ATGGCAACGATAAAAGATGTTGCAGAGTTAGCGGGAGTGTCCACCGCAACAGTTTCACGTGTTATTAATCAAACCGCATGGGTTGAACCCGTGACGCGTGAACGTGTTGAAAAAGCCATGCGCGAACTGAACTATCATCGCAATGCCGCCGCTATTGCATTAGCGAAACGCAGCGGTGACATGCTCGGGTTATTGACCGGCAATCTTGCCGATCCCTTTTTTGCCAGGCTTGCACGAGGCGTGGAAGAAGTATCACGCCAGCAGCAATTTCGGCTGATGGTATGCAGCGGTGGCCACGATGAAGGAATGGAAAAATCAGGACTCGATTTCCTGATAAACCAGGGCTGTGAAGCTATTGTGGTCCATGCCAGTAGACTGTCTGAAAAGGAACTGTTGCGATATGCCGCTCATTTTCCTGCCATGGTGGTCGTAAATCGCTATATTGCCGGGATGGCCAATCGCTGCGTGTGGCTGGAAAATAGTCAAGCAGCTAAAACAGCCACGCTACACCTCCTGGAGCAAGGACACCGTTGTATTGCCTGCGTGACAAGTGACTTACCGATTATCGATCGCCGTGAGCGGCTGGAAGGTTATCGCCAGGCGCTGGCTGAATATGGTATTACGCCAGATAAAAATTGGGTGATTAGCGTGCCCTTTAATGAAGAAGGTGGCGAACGCGCTGCACATCAACTGCTTAATTGCGGCATTCCTTTCACCGCAGCGGTGACGTTTAATGATGTGATGGCCGCCGGGATTATGCGCATCCTCCATCAGCAGGGAATTACACTTCCGCAACAGCTTTCGATCGTTGGATTTGATGATGTGGTGATGGCCCGCTATCTCTACCCTGCACTCACAACAATGCATTATCCCGTTGAGCGCATGGCTCGCTGCGCTTCGCAGCTGGCGATACAGCTTTTTAAGGGCGCAACTCAGCGTCCCAGCGTGAATAGTTTCACTGCAGAGCTGGTGATCCGCGATTCTGTTCTTCCCCCCTCTCTCTGA
- a CDS encoding GNAT family N-acetyltransferase, protein MINMNAVTIESAEQKDYASWLPLWINYQTFYRTIISDEVTKLTWERFFTPSEPVYCAVAKYDGKIVGLVHYLFHRSTWAESNYCYLEDLFVSEDVRGQHIGKQLIEYVQQQAKKHHASRLYWHTHETNLRGQRLYDWVAKKSGMIEYRM, encoded by the coding sequence ATGATTAACATGAATGCCGTTACTATTGAAAGTGCAGAACAAAAAGACTACGCCAGCTGGCTTCCTTTATGGATAAACTATCAAACATTTTACCGCACTATAATTTCAGATGAAGTAACAAAATTAACGTGGGAGCGTTTCTTTACCCCGAGCGAACCTGTTTATTGTGCTGTTGCAAAATATGATGGGAAAATAGTGGGACTGGTTCATTATCTCTTTCACCGCTCAACCTGGGCAGAATCAAACTATTGCTATCTCGAAGATTTATTTGTTAGCGAAGATGTACGCGGCCAACACATCGGTAAACAACTTATCGAATATGTCCAACAACAAGCCAAAAAACATCACGCGTCAAGATTATACTGGCATACGCATGAAACCAACCTCCGTGGGCAACGTCTGTATGACTGGGTGGCCAAAAAGAGCGGAATGATCGAATATCGCATGTAA
- a CDS encoding PLP-dependent aminotransferase family protein, producing the protein MKKNNAPLFQGFVLGKGAVKEQVYQILRDHILEGRLPPGTKMPSTRALSEMMSISRNSAIAGYDRLLDEGYILTRKGSGTYVSHHIPDRSISNSYPEMALVDVVSPDEQVHSRNNPARDLWSNEYEGRGMNRLFAVGVGCTDLFPHGLWGKLLQRVWRQSRHQLGAHTHPCGYLPLRKAVCRYIKTTRGVNCNEDQIIIVNGIQQALNITARALLSAGNDVWLDDPGYKGARGTFMSVGAMVRPVPVDSEGMNVRYGIDHFPDARLAYVVPSDQYPLSGTLSLSRRFELLEWAKSNQAWIFEDDYNSEFRYADRSLQALQGLDQNQRVIYAGTFSKMMYPEFRLGFLVVPPGLQEQIMVTKYYSDLGTSYLEQAVMANFIEEGHYASHVRRIRKACYERRTALVNAIQYYLADKMIIQPSDSGVHIVCWLQNGMTGSEVEEKARLLGMGILSLSRYYQSDVSRQGILIGFANHPVEAIVDGIRRLAQVI; encoded by the coding sequence ATGAAGAAAAACAATGCGCCTTTATTTCAAGGATTTGTTTTAGGAAAAGGTGCGGTTAAGGAGCAGGTTTACCAAATCCTCCGCGATCACATCCTCGAAGGGCGATTGCCGCCAGGAACAAAAATGCCGTCAACCAGGGCGTTGTCCGAAATGATGTCAATTTCACGAAACTCAGCGATCGCCGGTTATGACCGGCTATTAGATGAAGGGTATATCCTGACTCGTAAAGGGTCTGGAACGTATGTCTCACATCATATTCCGGATCGGAGTATCAGCAATAGCTATCCAGAGATGGCGTTGGTGGACGTCGTATCGCCTGATGAGCAGGTTCACAGCCGAAATAATCCTGCTCGCGATTTATGGTCAAATGAGTATGAAGGGCGCGGCATGAACCGTCTATTTGCGGTTGGTGTCGGGTGTACGGATCTCTTCCCGCATGGGTTATGGGGAAAGCTACTGCAACGAGTCTGGAGACAATCCCGGCATCAACTGGGAGCTCACACTCATCCTTGCGGGTACCTTCCTTTGAGAAAAGCGGTTTGCCGCTACATTAAAACAACGCGTGGAGTGAACTGTAACGAAGATCAAATAATCATCGTAAATGGTATTCAGCAGGCATTGAACATTACTGCACGAGCATTGCTGTCGGCAGGAAATGACGTTTGGCTGGACGACCCGGGTTACAAAGGCGCCCGCGGAACCTTCATGTCTGTTGGTGCTATGGTGAGGCCGGTACCGGTAGATAGCGAAGGAATGAACGTCCGCTATGGTATTGATCATTTTCCTGACGCCAGGCTGGCCTATGTCGTCCCGTCGGATCAATATCCATTAAGTGGAACGTTGAGTTTATCCCGGCGTTTTGAGTTGCTGGAATGGGCGAAGTCGAATCAGGCATGGATATTTGAAGATGATTATAATAGTGAGTTCCGTTATGCCGACCGTTCTTTACAAGCTCTGCAAGGATTAGATCAGAATCAACGCGTAATCTATGCCGGAACATTTTCTAAAATGATGTACCCGGAATTCCGTTTAGGTTTTTTAGTTGTTCCGCCGGGTTTACAAGAACAGATTATGGTGACCAAATATTATTCCGATCTCGGCACCAGCTATCTTGAACAAGCAGTGATGGCAAATTTTATTGAGGAGGGGCACTATGCCAGTCATGTGCGTCGAATTCGCAAAGCATGCTATGAAAGAAGAACAGCGTTGGTCAATGCTATTCAATACTATCTTGCTGATAAAATGATTATTCAACCTTCAGACTCAGGCGTTCATATCGTATGTTGGTTGCAAAATGGGATGACTGGGAGTGAAGTTGAAGAGAAAGCCAGATTACTAGGGATGGGAATACTATCACTAAGTCGTTATTACCAGAGCGATGTCTCACGACAGGGGATTTTGATTGGTTTTGCAAATCATCCGGTAGAGGCAATTGTTGATGGGATTCGCCGTCTGGCTCAGGTTATTTAA
- a CDS encoding GNAT family N-acetyltransferase, whose translation MSGIFNQFHQPVGMTLSDWKGAPFPQAQQITGRYCKLERINAERHAKELYEAYCEASDCRDWTYLAVGPFETFDTFQDYVKKMEEQTDPMHFAVIDLTSMKPVGTFALMRIDPSNGVIEVGHVSYSVRMKRSRISTEVISLLLKYVFEDLGYRRFEWKCDALNAPSREAAERFGFSFEGIFRQAVVTRGRNRDTAWYSIIDGEYPSLRPAYDMWLDERNFDNQGRQIRRLGELMERG comes from the coding sequence ATGTCGGGCATCTTTAATCAATTTCATCAACCCGTTGGTATGACTTTGTCTGACTGGAAAGGCGCACCCTTTCCACAGGCTCAGCAAATTACAGGTCGCTATTGTAAGCTTGAACGTATTAACGCCGAACGCCATGCAAAAGAGTTGTATGAAGCGTACTGCGAAGCAAGCGATTGTCGCGACTGGACATATCTGGCGGTCGGGCCTTTTGAGACCTTCGATACCTTCCAGGATTATGTAAAAAAGATGGAAGAACAGACCGATCCGATGCATTTTGCTGTGATCGATTTAACCAGTATGAAACCTGTTGGTACGTTTGCACTGATGCGGATTGATCCCTCAAATGGCGTGATCGAAGTTGGCCATGTTTCCTACTCCGTACGCATGAAACGTTCGCGAATCTCAACAGAAGTCATCTCATTGCTTTTAAAGTACGTTTTTGAGGATCTGGGCTATCGCCGTTTTGAATGGAAATGCGATGCTCTCAATGCTCCTTCCCGTGAGGCGGCGGAGCGCTTTGGCTTCAGTTTTGAAGGCATATTTCGTCAGGCTGTCGTCACGCGGGGGCGTAATCGAGATACCGCATGGTACTCAATCATTGACGGTGAGTACCCGTCACTTCGACCGGCCTACGATATGTGGCTCGATGAGCGTAATTTCGATAATCAGGGACGGCAGATTAGGCGTCTTGGCGAGCTGATGGAAAGGGGATAA
- the cbdX gene encoding cytochrome bd-II oxidase subunit CbdX has translation MWYLFWFVGILLMCGLSTLALVWLESRQR, from the coding sequence ATGTGGTATCTGTTTTGGTTTGTCGGCATTCTGTTGATGTGCGGACTCTCCACGCTGGCGCTGGTCTGGCTTGAGTCGCGGCAGAGATAA
- the appB gene encoding cytochrome d ubiquinol oxidase subunit II, producing MLDYETLRLIWWLLIGIILVAFMVTDGFDMGVGCLLPLIARNDDERRVLINSVGAHWEGNQVWLILAGGALFAAWPRVYAAAFSGFYVAMILVLCALFFRPLAFDYRGKIANARWRAMWDTGLVIGSLVPPVIFGVAFGNLFLGVPFIFTPQLHVQYLGTFWQLLSPFALLCGALSLMLVILQGGVWLQLKTDGILHQRALSATRRSAMLVVLCFLLAGYWLWTGIDGYVLLSQDPNGPSNPLLKAVTTSPGAWMAHFYQSPLLLIIPLLGMIFPMLAIYACGQRRAVWGFLFASLGQACVIFTAGITLFPFVMPSSAYPLSSLTVWDSTSSQMTLSIMLVIVLIFLPIVLLYTVWSYYKMLGRINVETIRRHNHELY from the coding sequence ATGTTGGATTATGAAACGTTGCGGCTCATCTGGTGGCTGCTGATTGGCATCATCCTGGTGGCATTTATGGTCACCGACGGGTTTGATATGGGGGTTGGCTGCCTGTTGCCGCTGATCGCGCGTAACGATGATGAGCGTCGGGTACTAATCAATAGCGTCGGAGCGCACTGGGAAGGTAACCAGGTGTGGCTCATTCTGGCGGGCGGTGCATTATTCGCGGCCTGGCCACGGGTCTATGCCGCGGCATTTTCAGGGTTTTATGTGGCGATGATTCTGGTGCTGTGCGCCCTTTTCTTTCGCCCGTTGGCCTTTGATTATCGTGGAAAAATAGCCAATGCACGCTGGCGCGCCATGTGGGACACCGGGTTGGTGATTGGCAGTCTGGTCCCTCCAGTTATCTTCGGCGTCGCGTTCGGCAACCTTTTTTTGGGCGTGCCTTTTATCTTCACTCCACAGCTTCATGTGCAATACCTGGGCACCTTCTGGCAGTTACTCTCACCCTTTGCCCTGCTGTGCGGCGCATTAAGCCTGATGCTGGTTATTCTGCAAGGGGGCGTGTGGCTCCAGTTGAAGACCGACGGCATTCTTCACCAACGTGCGCTGTCTGCTACCCGCCGCAGCGCGATGCTGGTCGTGCTCTGCTTTCTGTTAGCCGGTTACTGGCTATGGACGGGTATCGATGGCTATGTGTTGCTAAGCCAGGATCCTAATGGTCCTTCCAACCCGTTATTAAAAGCAGTAACTACCTCGCCGGGCGCGTGGATGGCGCACTTTTATCAGTCACCACTGCTGTTAATTATTCCGCTGCTTGGCATGATTTTCCCGATGCTCGCGATCTATGCCTGCGGACAACGTCGGGCCGTATGGGGATTTTTGTTTGCTTCACTGGGCCAGGCCTGCGTGATCTTCACCGCTGGAATCACCCTGTTTCCGTTTGTGATGCCTTCAAGCGCGTATCCGCTCTCCAGCCTGACGGTGTGGGACAGCACCTCCAGCCAGATGACACTCAGTATCATGCTGGTTATTGTGCTGATTTTTCTACCGATCGTTCTGCTTTATACCGTGTGGAGTTATTACAAAATGCTCGGGCGCATCAATGTAGAAACGATCCGCCGCCACAACCACGAACTTTATTAA
- the appC gene encoding cytochrome bd-II oxidase subunit 1, whose amino-acid sequence MWDVIDLSRWQFALTALYHFLFVPLTLGLIFMLAIMETIYVVTGKTVYRDMTRFWGKLFGINFALGVATGLTMEFQFGTNWSLYSNYVGDIFGAPLAMEALLAFFLESTFVGLFFFGWQRLTKYQHLMVTWLVAFGSNISALWILNANGWMQYPTGAHFNIDTLRMEMSSFSELVFNPISQVKFVHTVMSGYVTGAMFVMSISAWYLLRGRNREFARRSFAVGSVFGTLAILGTLQLGDSSAYEVAQRQPVKLAAMEGEWQTEPAPAPFHVIAWPQQEQERNAFAVKIPALLGILATHSLDTPVPGLKNLMEDALPRLQRGRKAWLLVQEIAKGNRTPQVLNAFHAVEKDLGYGILLANYAPDMNHVTPEQYQAAQRGAIPQVAPVFWSFRIMIACGSLLLLVMAIAQIQTLRWRIDQHRWVLHMTLWSLPLPWIAIEAGWFMTEFGRQPWAIQDILPTWYAHSALSAGQLAFSMGLILTLYTLFLIAEVYLMQKYARLGPDAMHNQQPAQQQG is encoded by the coding sequence ATGTGGGACGTCATTGACTTATCGCGTTGGCAGTTTGCGCTGACCGCGCTGTACCATTTTCTGTTTGTTCCCCTGACGCTGGGGCTAATTTTTATGCTGGCCATCATGGAAACCATTTATGTGGTGACCGGCAAAACAGTCTACCGCGACATGACACGTTTCTGGGGCAAGTTATTCGGGATTAACTTTGCGCTCGGCGTGGCAACCGGCCTGACCATGGAGTTTCAGTTCGGTACTAACTGGTCGCTCTATTCTAACTATGTGGGCGATATTTTTGGCGCGCCTCTGGCAATGGAAGCCCTGCTGGCCTTCTTCCTCGAATCCACGTTCGTTGGTCTGTTCTTCTTCGGCTGGCAACGCTTAACCAAATACCAACACCTGATGGTCACCTGGCTGGTCGCGTTTGGTTCCAATATCTCGGCCCTGTGGATCCTCAACGCCAACGGCTGGATGCAATATCCAACCGGCGCTCACTTTAATATTGATACCTTGCGTATGGAGATGAGCAGCTTTAGCGAGCTGGTCTTTAACCCCATCAGCCAGGTGAAATTTGTGCATACCGTGATGTCCGGTTATGTCACCGGCGCCATGTTTGTGATGTCCATCAGCGCCTGGTATTTGCTGCGCGGTCGCAATCGCGAGTTCGCCCGGCGTTCCTTCGCGGTGGGTTCCGTTTTTGGCACGCTGGCTATCCTCGGCACCCTGCAACTGGGTGATAGCTCAGCCTATGAGGTTGCCCAACGCCAGCCGGTAAAGCTGGCGGCAATGGAAGGCGAATGGCAAACCGAACCGGCACCCGCGCCCTTTCATGTCATCGCCTGGCCGCAGCAGGAGCAAGAACGTAACGCCTTTGCTGTGAAGATACCGGCTCTGCTGGGCATCCTGGCCACGCACTCTTTAGACACGCCGGTTCCGGGGCTGAAAAATCTGATGGAGGATGCTCTTCCCCGCCTGCAACGAGGTCGGAAAGCGTGGCTGCTGGTGCAGGAAATCGCCAAAGGTAACCGCACGCCTCAGGTACTGAACGCTTTTCACGCTGTGGAGAAAGATCTGGGTTACGGCATCCTGCTGGCGAACTACGCACCTGATATGAACCATGTCACTCCGGAGCAATATCAGGCCGCGCAACGCGGTGCGATCCCGCAAGTAGCACCGGTATTCTGGAGTTTTCGCATCATGATTGCATGCGGTTCACTTCTGCTGCTGGTGATGGCGATTGCGCAGATACAGACCTTACGCTGGCGTATCGACCAGCATCGCTGGGTACTGCACATGACGCTGTGGAGCTTGCCGCTACCGTGGATTGCCATTGAAGCGGGCTGGTTTATGACGGAGTTTGGCCGCCAGCCGTGGGCGATTCAGGATATTTTGCCGACCTGGTACGCCCACTCCGCGTTAAGCGCAGGCCAACTGGCCTTCTCCATGGGGCTAATTCTCACGCTTTACACCTTGTTTTTAATTGCCGAAGTCTACCTGATGCAGAAATACGCGCGCCTTGGCCCGGATGCAATGCATAACCAACAACCAGCGCAACAACAGGGATAA
- a CDS encoding hydrogenase expression/formation protein, which translates to MSDTFFHLLGPGTQPNDDSFSMNPLPLTCQVNSDPSMASLENCPHSPAVMALLADVRQQLRRRIPAKQDVLGWDLSALNADDLTFLNTLLGEGEVSVRIQHADGRACEIQESIFCGIWRVRCQNDNGQWEEHLEAGSAPRALWLAATFNTLPDDSLLPPPVDGLMNGLTLAQELLAHVRDPALQPHSINLTQLPISDADRLFLARLCGEGHIQIRTIGYGESQIDATALRHVWHVRCLDTLKGLLLESYEICPLPELVQAAPEDLRDSLQRLDEVCGWLASGPPA; encoded by the coding sequence ATGAGCGACACTTTTTTTCATCTGCTGGGGCCGGGAACGCAGCCGAACGATGACAGCTTCAGCATGAATCCCTTACCCCTCACCTGCCAGGTCAACAGCGACCCCAGCATGGCATCACTGGAAAACTGTCCGCACAGCCCGGCGGTGATGGCATTGTTAGCCGATGTGCGCCAGCAGCTCAGGAGGCGCATTCCCGCCAAACAGGACGTGCTGGGATGGGATTTATCCGCGCTCAACGCAGACGATCTCACGTTTTTGAATACACTGCTCGGCGAAGGCGAAGTTTCAGTGCGCATCCAGCATGCTGACGGCAGAGCGTGCGAGATCCAGGAGTCGATTTTCTGCGGTATCTGGCGGGTGCGTTGTCAGAATGACAACGGGCAGTGGGAGGAGCATCTGGAAGCAGGCAGCGCACCGCGTGCACTGTGGCTGGCGGCAACGTTCAATACACTGCCGGACGACAGCCTGTTGCCCCCGCCGGTGGACGGGCTAATGAATGGCCTGACGCTGGCTCAGGAACTGCTGGCGCACGTGCGCGATCCGGCCTTGCAACCCCATAGCATTAACCTCACCCAACTGCCGATTAGCGATGCGGATCGCCTGTTTCTTGCTCGGTTATGTGGCGAAGGACACATCCAGATCCGCACTATCGGCTACGGCGAGAGCCAAATCGACGCCACGGCGCTGCGCCATGTCTGGCATGTGCGCTGTCTGGATACCCTGAAAGGGCTTCTGCTCGAAAGTTATGAGATCTGTCCATTACCGGAACTGGTGCAGGCTGCGCCGGAAGATCTTCGCGACTCGCTCCAGCGCCTGGATGAAGTCTGCGGCTGGCTGGCATCCGGTCCACCGGCCTGA
- the hyaE gene encoding hydrogenase-1 operon protein HyaE: MLNDNPFPALWQRMLARGWQPLTAPELDDWITHVRDGVVLLSSDPRRTPEVSDNPVMIAELLREFPQFDWHIAMADLEHSEEIGDRFGVFRFPATLVFIHGELSGILSGIHPWADLLNLMRPLVEPRTPPESER, translated from the coding sequence ATGTTGAATGACAATCCTTTTCCTGCTCTATGGCAACGTATGCTGGCCAGGGGCTGGCAGCCGCTAACCGCGCCCGAACTGGATGACTGGATAACCCACGTTCGCGACGGTGTGGTGTTACTCAGTAGCGATCCCCGCCGTACACCGGAAGTCAGCGATAATCCAGTGATGATTGCCGAGTTGCTCCGCGAGTTTCCCCAGTTTGACTGGCACATTGCCATGGCGGATCTCGAGCATAGCGAGGAGATTGGCGATCGTTTTGGCGTATTCCGCTTCCCGGCCACACTGGTGTTTATCCACGGCGAACTGAGCGGCATTCTCAGCGGCATCCACCCGTGGGCCGATCTGCTCAACCTGATGCGCCCCTTAGTTGAACCACGCACGCCGCCGGAGTCTGAACGATGA